Proteins found in one Bremerella volcania genomic segment:
- a CDS encoding DNA-methyltransferase gives MPRKVSKSAKPSFTLNTVYHGHARDVLKTFPDEVIDCVVSSPPYFQQRNYDGDDQIGQETSPEGYVESLVEVFREVRRTLKETGALWLVLGDKYLDGELLGLPWQVALALRADGWKLRSDVIWHKPNAMPSSVKTRPTTDHEYVFLLVKNNQYFYDADAIREPHVTFSENSKMKGGRNHFHRRGSTPEAGKNGGNNNLHDARWDQAFHPKGRNKRTVWSIPLSKFRDAHFAVFPETLVETCINATCPEDGTVLDPFLGSGTTGVVAKRLGRSYVGIDQSEKYVEMARGRLADVKNGQLSLPGLGK, from the coding sequence ATGCCACGGAAGGTTTCGAAGTCGGCCAAGCCGAGTTTCACGCTTAACACGGTTTATCACGGCCATGCCCGTGATGTTCTGAAGACCTTTCCCGACGAAGTGATCGACTGTGTGGTGAGCAGCCCGCCCTACTTTCAGCAGCGGAACTACGACGGGGACGATCAGATCGGCCAAGAGACTTCGCCCGAAGGCTACGTCGAGAGCCTGGTGGAAGTCTTCCGCGAGGTTCGCCGCACGCTGAAAGAGACAGGCGCCTTGTGGCTGGTCCTGGGGGACAAGTACCTCGACGGCGAACTGTTGGGTTTGCCGTGGCAAGTGGCGCTCGCGCTGCGGGCCGACGGTTGGAAGCTGCGCAGCGACGTCATCTGGCACAAGCCCAACGCGATGCCCAGCAGCGTGAAGACGCGTCCCACGACCGATCACGAGTATGTCTTCCTGCTGGTGAAGAACAACCAGTACTTCTACGATGCCGACGCGATCCGCGAGCCGCACGTCACCTTCAGCGAGAACAGCAAGATGAAGGGGGGCCGCAATCACTTCCATCGCCGCGGCAGCACGCCGGAAGCAGGCAAGAACGGCGGCAACAACAACCTGCACGATGCCCGCTGGGATCAGGCCTTTCATCCCAAGGGACGCAACAAGCGGACCGTCTGGTCGATCCCACTTTCCAAGTTCCGCGACGCCCACTTCGCCGTCTTTCCGGAAACGCTGGTCGAGACCTGCATCAACGCCACCTGCCCGGAAGATGGCACGGTGCTCGATCCCTTCTTGGGCAGCGGCACGACCGGCGTCGTCGCCAAGCGTTTAGGCCGCAGCTACGTCGGCATCGACCAATCGGAGAAGTACGTCGAGATGGCCCGGGGGCGACTGGCCGACGTGAAGAACGGGCAACTTAGTTTGCCGGGTCTTGGGAAGTAA